In Mesorhizobium sp. J428, the genomic window CAGCACCAGAGGCGCCGTATGCCCCTCGAGGCGCAGATCCTGCAGGACCGCGCCCCATTCCATGACGGTGGCGGTCAGCCCGCCACCGGAAATATGGTAGCGATGGATGGTCTCGCCTTCCGCGGTCGTCCCGAAGACCTCGCCTTCCATCGCTCTGCCCGCTACTTCAGGCCGCCGATGCAGACATACTTGGTATCGAGATAGTCCTCGATGCCCTGGTGCCCGCCTTCCTTGCCGAGGCCGGATTCCTTGACGCCACCGAACGGCGCCTCGACCGTGGTGATCAGGCCTTCGTTGATGCCGACCATGCCGTATTTCAGCCCCTCCATCACGCGGAAGGCGCGGTTAAGCGAGCCTGTATAGGCGTAGGAAGCAAGGCCGAACTGGGTGTCGTTCGCCAGTTGGATCGCCTCCTCCTCGGTCTTGAAACGGAAAACGGGAGCCAGCGGGCCGAAGATCTCTTCCTTCATGAACATCATGTCGGGCTTCGCCTCGGCGATCACCGTCGGCTGGAAGAAAGAGCCGCCGAGCTCGTGGCGCTTGCCGCCGGCCACGACCTTGCCGCCCTTGGCGGTCGCATCCTGAATGAACTCCTCGACCTTCTCGACCGCCTTCTCGTCGATCAACGGTCCCTGCTGCGTGCCCGCGTCGAGCCCGTTGCCGACCTTGAGCTTGTTCGAGGCTGCCGCCAGCTTCTCGACAAAGGCGTCGTAGACGCCCCCCTGCACGAAGAAGCGGTTGGTGCAGACGCAGGTCTGACCCGAATTGCGATACTTGGCGACCATCGCACCTTCCACGGCGCGATCGATGTCCGCATCGTCGAAAACAAGGAATGGCGCGTTGCCGCCGAGTTCCATCGACACTTTCTTCACGGTGGAGGCGCACTTCTCCATCAGGATCTTGCCGACCTCTGTCGAGCCGGTGAAGGTCAGCTTGCGCACCAGCGGGTTGGCGCAGATCTCGTCGCCGATCTCGCTGGCCGAGCCGGTCACAATGTTGACCACGCCCTTGGGGAAGCCGGCCTCCTCGCAGAGCGCGCCCCAGGCCAAGCCGGAATAGGGCGTCTGCGAGGCGGGCTTCACGACGACGGTGCAGCCGGCGGCGAGCGCCGGGCCGATCTTGCGCGCGAGCATGGAGGACGGGAAGTTCCAAGGTGTGATGGCCGCGACCACGCCCACCGGCTCCTTGGTCACCAGGATGCGGCGCTCCGCCCATGGGCTCGGCACCGTGTCGCCATAGGTGCGACGGCCTTCCTCGGCGAACCACAGGATGTAGGCGGCCGAGATGGCCATCTCGCCTTTGGCCTCGGTAAGCGACTTGCCCTGCTCCATCGTCAGCAGTTCGGCCAGCGCGTCCTGGTTCTCCAGGATCAGGTCGTGCAGCTTGCGCAGGAGTTTGGACCGGTCGTTGGCGGTCGTCTTCCTCCAGCTCTCGAAGGCGGTCTGCGCCGCCTCGATGGCACGGCGCGTCTCGGCCTTGCCGGATTTCGGCACAGTGCCGATCTTCAGCGTCGTCGCAGGATTGGTGACGTCGATGGTGGCTCCTGAATCCGCCTGGATCCATTCGCCGCCGATCAGATTGGCCTGGCGCATGTAGTGGCTGGTCTTCTGGAGCATTTCGTGGCCTCCTGCCGCCGTTTCAAAGGGCAGCAATCTGTTTGATTTCGTTCAGCAATACGCTGTCGACGGCAATACCGTCGCGCCTTAGCCGCGCACGCATCTCATGGCGTCTCGCCCCAGGCACGCGCGCGCCGTCGACCTGCATGATGGCCTCGGCCATCTCCGCAAACCGGCTCAAGGCTCTTACCCCACCGAAGGCTTGAGGATCAATCGCAATGATCGTCTGCCCGCTGCCCGGAGGGCCGCCCTCGGCGTCGAAGAAGGAAGTCTGCTCGTAGGCATAGTTGGCGCCCGTGAGCCCCGCAGCAAGCAGTTCCACCATCAGGGCGAGCGCAGTGCCCTTGGCGTCGCCGACCGGCACCATGGTGCCGGCCATGGCCGCAGACGCGTCGGTCGTCGGCCTGCCGTCCCGGTCGAGCGCCCAGCCTTCCGGGATCGGTTCCCCCTTCTGTTCGGCGGCCATGAT contains:
- a CDS encoding NAD-dependent succinate-semialdehyde dehydrogenase, coding for MLQKTSHYMRQANLIGGEWIQADSGATIDVTNPATTLKIGTVPKSGKAETRRAIEAAQTAFESWRKTTANDRSKLLRKLHDLILENQDALAELLTMEQGKSLTEAKGEMAISAAYILWFAEEGRRTYGDTVPSPWAERRILVTKEPVGVVAAITPWNFPSSMLARKIGPALAAGCTVVVKPASQTPYSGLAWGALCEEAGFPKGVVNIVTGSASEIGDEICANPLVRKLTFTGSTEVGKILMEKCASTVKKVSMELGGNAPFLVFDDADIDRAVEGAMVAKYRNSGQTCVCTNRFFVQGGVYDAFVEKLAAASNKLKVGNGLDAGTQQGPLIDEKAVEKVEEFIQDATAKGGKVVAGGKRHELGGSFFQPTVIAEAKPDMMFMKEEIFGPLAPVFRFKTEEEAIQLANDTQFGLASYAYTGSLNRAFRVMEGLKYGMVGINEGLITTVEAPFGGVKESGLGKEGGHQGIEDYLDTKYVCIGGLK